The following are encoded in a window of Telmatobacter sp. DSM 110680 genomic DNA:
- a CDS encoding sugar transferase yields the protein MATSDFWQRVSASVASPSEWVTDASSSSSRSSQGKVKFWMFLDFLTVLVSAVIATFYERHTGPVVGVRAFFNGTLFSGRSTWILLGLLCGFATSLIVTSRRLHLYSPTRLSSFLHEQRLTVQVCFTSGLLLTGTLYLVRAEDIPRGIVMLTLALVTVSLCVRRFIYRTLMYRRFERGQDTRNVLIVGTGAEAHALRHHLESIRHLGYTFKGFIEFPGTSSQMMSSSGDVVGTLDSLFQHARKQFVDEIFFAAPCERGIVQEVLEKSRMHGVDLRVVPDLYDGLAWNSPVEYIGQFPTIPLHRGHVPELGFVVKRVLDVLFSGTLLLLLSPFLILLAIAIKLESKGPVFYASERIGKKGRVFRCFKFRTMVRDAEKRRAEFMHMNERDGVLFKISNDPRITRLGRLLRKYSLDELPQFINVLRGDMSVVGPRPPIASEVMEYKLSHLRRLDVTPGITGLWQVQGRQDPSFDSYVSLDVTYIENWSIFLDLKILIRTIGVVFSGTGS from the coding sequence ATGGCAACATCGGATTTCTGGCAAAGAGTTTCCGCTTCAGTGGCATCGCCGTCTGAATGGGTCACGGATGCCTCGTCTAGCTCATCGCGCAGTTCCCAGGGAAAAGTTAAGTTCTGGATGTTCCTGGATTTCCTGACCGTCCTGGTATCTGCGGTAATCGCCACATTCTATGAACGTCATACCGGCCCTGTGGTTGGAGTTCGTGCTTTCTTTAATGGAACACTGTTTTCGGGCCGCTCCACATGGATTTTGCTCGGCTTACTCTGCGGCTTCGCCACTTCACTAATTGTCACCAGCCGCCGCCTTCATCTTTATTCGCCTACGCGACTTAGTTCGTTCCTGCACGAGCAGCGCCTCACCGTTCAAGTTTGCTTCACTTCTGGTCTTCTGCTTACGGGGACGCTCTACCTCGTTCGCGCCGAAGACATCCCGCGCGGCATCGTCATGCTGACGCTGGCCTTGGTGACGGTTTCACTTTGCGTACGCCGCTTCATTTACCGCACCCTGATGTACCGTAGGTTCGAGCGTGGTCAGGACACGCGCAACGTGCTCATCGTCGGCACCGGAGCCGAAGCCCACGCGCTGCGCCATCACCTCGAGAGCATCCGCCACCTCGGCTACACGTTCAAAGGCTTCATTGAGTTCCCCGGCACTTCTTCGCAAATGATGTCTTCCAGCGGAGATGTAGTCGGCACACTCGATTCGCTCTTCCAGCACGCCCGTAAACAATTCGTTGACGAGATCTTTTTCGCCGCCCCCTGCGAGCGCGGCATTGTTCAAGAAGTACTCGAAAAGTCCCGCATGCATGGAGTCGATCTTCGAGTGGTTCCTGACCTTTACGACGGCCTAGCCTGGAATAGTCCGGTCGAATATATCGGCCAGTTCCCGACCATTCCTCTCCATCGAGGCCATGTTCCTGAACTCGGCTTTGTAGTTAAGCGAGTCCTTGATGTTTTGTTTTCCGGCACTTTGCTTCTGTTGCTATCGCCCTTCCTCATTCTCCTCGCGATTGCAATCAAGCTTGAATCCAAGGGACCCGTCTTTTACGCTTCAGAGCGTATTGGCAAGAAAGGCCGGGTCTTCCGCTGTTTCAAGTTCCGCACCATGGTGCGGGATGCAGAGAAGCGACGCGCTGAATTCATGCACATGAACGAGCGCGATGGCGTACTGTTCAAAATCTCCAACGATCCCCGCATCACACGTCTTGGCCGCCTGCTGCGCAAGTACTCGCTCGACGAACTGCCGCAGTTCATCAACGTGTTGCGCGGCGATATGAGCGTGGTCGGCCCACGTCCGCCCATCGCCAGCGAAGTTATGGAGTATAAGCTCAGTCATCTCCGTCGCCTCGATGTCACGCCCGGCATTACCGGCCTCTGGCAGGTGCAGGGGCGCCAGGATCCCTCGTTCGACAGCTATGTCTCTCTCGACGTGACCTACATTGAGAACTGGAGCATCTTCCTCGATCTCAAGATCCTTATCCGCACGATTGGCGTAGTCTTCTCCGGCACTGGTTCCTAA